A genome region from Flavobacterium sp. CFS9 includes the following:
- a CDS encoding HAMP domain-containing sensor histidine kinase, whose protein sequence is MNRKKLLGKTTRDFLVLAAVILIICAPIFYYVSQWLFIYETEEVLVQHKNAFINQSSRNFTPEDIKTWNRYNLHFTIMPDMGVTRDSIVGTMIEDSTAEEKEPFRIIYAPVEIAGKKYTYTEKIHLLEMERMVFTIAGMFTFILLVLFLGIVWLSKKTASKRWKPFYDTLDQIHEFEIDKNKPPHFLETDIDEFERLNRSLEALIEKNTAIYKSQREFVENAAHELQTPLALFQNKIDTLFQMRLDRDQTRVLGALSRDVAKLNRLNKNLLLLSKIEHEIYLEKTSLSVNEHIEKHLDFFTEQAGQKWVAVNVQLSQRLEIEANPVLAEILINNLVLNAIRHNRTEGNIIIRTLDRELMVLNTGKAEPLPIEKLFGRFFSGGASANGSGLGLAIIRKITEISGWKISYSYYNDFHCFSVKF, encoded by the coding sequence ATGAACCGTAAAAAACTTCTGGGCAAAACCACGAGGGATTTTCTCGTGCTTGCCGCCGTCATTCTGATAATCTGCGCTCCAATCTTCTACTATGTCAGCCAGTGGCTTTTCATCTACGAAACCGAGGAGGTTCTCGTGCAGCATAAAAACGCATTCATTAACCAGTCAAGCCGCAACTTCACTCCCGAAGACATCAAAACCTGGAACAGGTACAACCTGCATTTCACCATTATGCCCGATATGGGAGTCACCAGAGATTCCATTGTGGGCACCATGATCGAAGACTCGACGGCAGAAGAGAAAGAGCCGTTCCGAATCATATACGCCCCTGTGGAAATTGCCGGCAAAAAATACACGTATACCGAAAAGATCCACCTTCTGGAAATGGAAAGGATGGTTTTCACCATCGCAGGCATGTTCACCTTTATCCTTCTGGTGCTTTTCCTCGGCATTGTATGGCTCTCCAAAAAGACGGCCTCCAAGCGGTGGAAGCCCTTCTATGACACCCTGGACCAGATCCATGAATTTGAGATCGACAAGAACAAGCCCCCTCATTTCCTGGAGACTGACATCGACGAATTTGAACGCCTGAACAGAAGCCTTGAGGCGCTGATCGAAAAAAATACGGCCATCTACAAAAGCCAGCGGGAGTTTGTCGAAAATGCCGCCCATGAGCTGCAGACTCCCCTGGCGCTGTTCCAGAACAAGATCGACACCCTTTTCCAGATGCGGCTCGACAGGGACCAGACACGCGTGCTGGGAGCATTGAGCAGGGATGTGGCAAAGCTCAACAGGCTCAATAAAAATCTGCTGCTGCTCTCCAAAATAGAGCATGAGATCTATTTGGAAAAAACCAGCCTTTCCGTCAATGAGCATATAGAAAAGCATCTGGACTTCTTTACGGAACAGGCCGGCCAGAAATGGGTCGCCGTCAATGTGCAGCTGTCCCAGAGGCTCGAAATAGAAGCAAACCCGGTCCTTGCCGAAATCCTGATCAACAATTTGGTGCTTAATGCCATCCGCCATAACCGCACCGAGGGAAATATCATAATCAGGACTCTGGACCGCGAGCTGATGGTCCTCAACACCGGAAAAGCCGAACCGCTTCCCATTGAGAAGCTCTTCGGACGTTTTTTCAGCGGCGGCGCCTCGGCAAACGGCAGCGGGCTGGGTCTGGCCATCATCAGGAAGATAACCGAGATAAGCGGATGGAAGATCTCCTACTCCTATTACAACGATTTCCACTGCTTCAGCGTCAAGTTCTAG
- a CDS encoding LTA synthase family protein: MGKLSLRTGRYALLVHFILWFLLFSQLLRIILFIWQHGQVSLSIFDVIRTLLTGLFFDIGTIALISYPAVLYYTVFAGRWTGSLADRIIIWFFTALNVFILVFTFLAEITFWEEFRTRFNFIAVDYLIYTYEVIANIQESYPLPLLIVSVAAVTAMVLLFFHRSKAFAAAFARNTDIVKRVSILLLFTAAASFYITFISSSQAEWSPNRYNSEISKSGIYSFFAAFRNNQMKYEQFYTSIGNDRAFSIVKSKLADSTVSFASTGYSIHRSIKDAQSPLQRSNVVFILMESFSADFMAEFGNRQNLTPFLDSLAQKSVFFTGMYATGTRTVRGMEALTLCIPPTPGQSIVKRPENQDLYTISNVFRSKNYDCSFFYGGDGYFDNMNSYFGGNGFSIYDRGRGSVLSDRISTVRHNIADSEVTFENAWGICDEDIFNKMISTADQKHKQGKPFLNFVMTTSNHRPYTYPSGRIDIPSGTGREGAVKYADYALKRLFAQASKKPWYRNTVFIVVADHCASSAGKDEIDIANYHIPAFIVNMPETASRKVDKQCSQIDLWPTVFSMFKWHYESDFFGRDILDPDFEQRAFLGTYRKLALMKGSRVMILSDQKRQAFYSWKKSDNSLSPLPMDRPFLEETIAWYQTADYLFTNKLLK; this comes from the coding sequence ATGGGTAAATTGTCTTTGAGAACCGGCAGATACGCGCTGCTGGTTCATTTTATTTTATGGTTTCTGCTGTTTTCGCAGCTGCTGCGCATCATCCTTTTCATCTGGCAGCATGGCCAGGTTTCGCTAAGCATTTTTGATGTCATCCGCACGCTGCTGACAGGGCTTTTTTTTGATATCGGAACCATTGCGCTGATTTCTTACCCTGCCGTTCTGTACTATACCGTTTTTGCGGGCAGATGGACCGGCTCGCTGGCCGACAGGATTATAATCTGGTTCTTTACGGCGCTGAATGTCTTCATACTGGTTTTCACCTTTCTGGCCGAAATCACCTTCTGGGAGGAATTCAGGACCCGCTTCAATTTCATTGCGGTGGACTATCTGATCTACACCTACGAGGTCATTGCCAATATACAGGAGTCCTATCCGCTTCCCCTTCTGATTGTATCAGTGGCGGCAGTAACGGCTATGGTGCTTTTGTTTTTCCACAGATCAAAGGCCTTTGCCGCCGCATTCGCCCGCAACACGGACATAGTGAAGAGGGTTTCCATATTGCTGCTCTTCACGGCGGCGGCATCATTTTATATCACTTTTATCTCCAGCAGCCAGGCCGAATGGTCGCCAAACCGCTACAATTCCGAAATTTCCAAATCGGGGATCTATTCCTTTTTTGCCGCTTTCCGCAATAACCAGATGAAGTATGAGCAGTTTTACACCTCCATCGGCAATGACCGCGCGTTCAGCATAGTCAAATCAAAACTGGCAGACAGCACGGTATCCTTTGCCTCCACAGGGTATTCGATCCACCGCAGCATAAAGGACGCCCAGTCTCCGCTGCAGCGCAGCAACGTGGTCTTTATCCTCATGGAAAGCTTCAGTGCGGATTTTATGGCCGAATTCGGAAACAGGCAGAACCTGACCCCTTTCCTGGACAGCCTTGCCCAGAAGAGCGTTTTCTTCACCGGCATGTATGCCACGGGCACCAGAACGGTAAGGGGCATGGAAGCATTGACGCTCTGCATTCCTCCCACTCCGGGCCAGTCGATCGTCAAAAGGCCGGAAAACCAAGACCTGTACACCATCAGCAATGTCTTCAGGTCCAAGAACTATGACTGCAGCTTTTTTTACGGCGGCGACGGCTATTTCGACAACATGAACTCCTATTTCGGAGGCAACGGCTTCAGCATTTATGACCGCGGGCGCGGAAGCGTGCTCAGCGACCGCATCAGCACAGTGAGGCATAATATCGCAGACAGCGAGGTCACCTTTGAAAATGCATGGGGAATCTGCGATGAAGATATTTTCAATAAAATGATCAGCACTGCCGACCAGAAGCATAAGCAGGGAAAACCGTTCCTGAATTTCGTGATGACCACCTCCAACCACAGGCCCTACACCTATCCTTCGGGCCGCATTGACATCCCGTCCGGAACGGGACGCGAGGGGGCTGTCAAGTATGCCGACTATGCCCTGAAAAGGCTCTTTGCCCAGGCGTCCAAAAAGCCCTGGTACAGGAATACCGTCTTCATTGTCGTTGCCGACCACTGCGCCAGCAGCGCAGGAAAGGATGAGATAGACATTGCCAACTACCATATCCCCGCCTTTATTGTGAATATGCCCGAAACGGCAAGCCGCAAGGTGGATAAGCAGTGCTCGCAGATCGATCTCTGGCCTACCGTATTTTCGATGTTCAAATGGCACTACGAATCCGATTTCTTCGGCAGGGACATCCTTGACCCCGATTTCGAGCAGCGCGCATTCCTGGGAACATACCGCAAGCTCGCGCTCATGAAGGGCAGCCGGGTGATGATACTCTCCGACCAGAAGAGGCAGGCCTTCTACAGCTGGAAAAAATCGGACAACAGCCTGAGCCCCCTTCCGATGGACAGGCCCTTTCTTGAAGAGACCATCGCCTGGTACCAGACCGCTGATTACCTTTTTACAAACAAACTTTTAAAATAA
- a CDS encoding diacylglycerol kinase family protein: MIYIHFIINPVSGGGRHSLPDFYIRQFFPSDRYKISTDYTMSRKHALVLTQKALQQNPDIIVACGGDGTINEVASCLIGTDVKLGIIPLGSGNGLASHLNIPHDIGKSLEVIREGRKIRIDAGRINQHYFFSNTGIGIDAMIIRKYEHSGKRMLFSYVRAAVASTFEYSAQPAIVSFDDRVIPIKPFMVFVSNSNEMGYNMTLTPDAMLTDGKLDLVLIPELSFFEKIALGYRILTRSVSRFKKAQHHLVKSLQIEMPMKIFTDAQIDGEHYKLRTNTCRISAEPAVLSVLV; this comes from the coding sequence ATGATCTATATACATTTCATCATAAACCCCGTCTCCGGCGGAGGACGCCACAGCCTGCCCGATTTTTACATCAGGCAGTTTTTTCCCTCTGACCGGTATAAGATCAGCACTGATTACACCATGAGCAGAAAGCACGCGCTTGTCCTCACCCAGAAGGCGCTGCAGCAGAATCCCGACATCATCGTGGCCTGCGGAGGCGACGGAACCATAAATGAGGTGGCTTCCTGCCTGATCGGCACCGATGTGAAGCTGGGAATCATCCCGCTGGGGTCTGGAAACGGCCTTGCGTCGCATCTCAACATACCTCATGATATCGGAAAATCGCTTGAAGTGATCAGGGAAGGAAGAAAGATAAGAATCGATGCGGGAAGAATCAACCAGCATTATTTTTTCAGCAACACCGGCATCGGCATCGACGCAATGATCATCAGAAAGTATGAGCATTCGGGAAAAAGGATGCTTTTTTCCTATGTCAGGGCCGCGGTTGCCTCAACTTTCGAGTACAGCGCGCAGCCGGCCATCGTATCCTTTGATGACAGGGTCATACCAATAAAGCCCTTTATGGTCTTTGTTTCCAATTCCAATGAAATGGGATATAATATGACCCTTACCCCCGATGCGATGCTGACCGACGGAAAGCTTGACCTGGTCCTCATTCCGGAGCTTTCCTTTTTCGAAAAAATAGCCCTTGGATACCGCATACTGACCCGATCGGTCAGCAGATTCAAAAAGGCACAGCACCATCTGGTGAAGAGCCTGCAGATCGAAATGCCCATGAAGATCTTCACCGACGCGCAGATCGACGGGGAGCATTATAAATTAAGGACCAACACCTGCAGAATTTCGGCAGAGCCTGCCGTACTCAGCGTGCTGGTCTGA